One segment of Myotis daubentonii chromosome 11, mMyoDau2.1, whole genome shotgun sequence DNA contains the following:
- the LOC132212787 gene encoding olfactory receptor 13C7-like has product MEEANQSKVAEFVLLGLSDQPKLEKTFFVLILLMYLVILLGNGVLVLVTILDSHLHTPMYFFLGNLSFLDICYTTSSIPLVLDGFLTPRKTISFSACAVQMFLSFAMGATECVLLGMMAFDRYVAICSPLRYPVVMSKAAYVPMAAGSWLAGGVNSLVQISLAVQLPFCGDNVINHFTCEILAVLKLACADISINVISMGVANVIFLGVPVLFIFVSYIFILTTILRIPSAEGQRKAFSTCSSHLTVVVIFYGTILFMYAKPKSKDPLGEDKQDVSDKLISLFYGVLTPMLNPIIYSLRNKDVKVAMKNLASQKCFTQ; this is encoded by the coding sequence ATGGAAGAGGCCAACCAGTCCAAGGTGGCAGAATTTGTCTTGCTGGGGCTTTCAGATCAGCCGAAGCTGGAGAAAACTTTCTTTGTGCTCATCCTGCTGATGTACCTGGTGATCCTGCTGGGAAATGGGGTCCTCGTCCTGGTGACCATCCTTGACTCCCACctgcacacgcccatgtacttcttcctgggGAACCTCTCCTTCCTGGACATCTGCTACACCACCTCTTCCATCCCTCTAGTCCTGGATGGCTTCCTCACTCCCAGGAAAACCATCTCTTTCTCAGCCTGTGCTGTGCAGATGTTCCTCTCCTTTGCCATGGGAGCCACCGAGTGTGTGCTGCTGGGCATGATGGCGTTTGATCGCTACGTGGCCATCTGCAGCCCCCTTAGGTACCCCGTGGTCATGAGCAAGGCTGCCTACGTGCCCATGGCTGCCGGCTCCTGGCTGGCGGGTGGAGTCAACTCTTTGGTGCAGATCTCTCTTGCAGTACAATTACCCTTCTGTGGGGACAATGTCATCAACCATTTTACCTGTGAGATTCTAGCTGTCTTGAAGTTGGCTTGTGCTGATATCTCCATCAATGTGATCAGTATGGGGGTGGCCAATGTGATCTTCCTGGGGGTCCCAGTTCTGTTCATTTTTGTCTCCTATATCTTTATCCTCACCACCATCCTGAGGATCCCCTCAGCTGAGGGCCAGCGAAAGGCCTTCTCTACCTGTTCTTCGCATCTTACGGTGGTGGTCATCTTCTATGGGACTATTCTTTTCATGTATGCAAAACCCAAATCAAAGGACCCACTGGGGGAGGACAAGCAGGACGTTTCAGACAAGCTCATCTCTCTCTTTTATGGAGTGCTGACTCCCATGCTCAACCCCATCATCTACAGCCTGAGAAACAAGGATGTGAAGGTCGCGATGAAAAACCTAGCGAGTCAGAAATGCTTCACCCAGTGA